In Mixophyes fleayi isolate aMixFle1 chromosome 4, aMixFle1.hap1, whole genome shotgun sequence, the following proteins share a genomic window:
- the LOC142152136 gene encoding TRPM8 channel-associated factor homolog: MVANEDYRLLVQGLCSLNFSGDSVPCKLLLVGDTAFPVLVTPENHVLIAASRYGTGRIVVMAHESYMNEAQFMGFLENAISWLKPSSEAIIGVDSSLSLLAQTLSATGHEVDMTSGLKKGLGVLCITGYNDSQAQEIVTFLREGGGLLIGAQAWYWSQCHRELNVLYHFPGNKISSSAGVYFTDKYGEKGNFIVNKMTPLFPIYNDVDFSGDLKCLLDNVTNLDITGNVTASQLLLHGPLTFPVGLTGSYQCFFGAACYGRGRVVVGTHEGYLSKPELHTFILNAISWLDFGKNGKIGVKKNLSGLIHLLQSKDILCTISDIDPEYSVYCCNSYSDKEIEKTQQFVAEGGGLLIAGHSWFWSYSNPDVLSQYPGNKILNKFGISILEKTVTQDIYKALDPQSAANTYHFLRAVCQLLRVLRSGAELTPPLSSWLSKLRQDISSFFKLPASPLISSLRQELVHLVQGCNLPNVSKLCPVKSCSKEAFIMCLAQEVSCLNEADDQEVGKLDLQGKPQVTVKIDATNLGGDAWRSTGLYLSPRKTATLVFPASAVGKGLQVQVGCQSDDLSAAENLCRAPVVVYRKKVLGEKVVISCVWGGLLYVIVKEKIQLGIVPVTVYGGEPAPTFIKGQTSLSSWLETIRNFPAPWAELITENIILTVPSDSIRSLENPEDLMSLWEEIMWATADLASISKTFPRPERIVSDVQISSGLMHSGYPIMGNTQSASKLVDVEGIKKGLWGPIHELGHNQQRGVWEFPPHTTEATCNLWSVYVHEMVLGIPRDKAHSALNSSKREDRMKQYLKNGAKLNEWSVWTALETYLQLQEGFGWDPFKRLFSEYQTMSNVSKNNKDKMNLWTEKFSEAVNKNLAPFFQAWGWPIEETTGKKCSTFPPWEENPMKVYNKQIKS; encoded by the exons ATGGTGGCTAACGAAGATTACCGTTTACTTGTCCAGGGTCTCTGTAGTCTGAATTTCTCAGGAGACAGTGTGCCTTGTAAGCTTCTACTTGTTGGTGATACTGCATTCCCAGTGTTGGTGACCCCTGAAAATCATGTTCTCATCGCTGCCTCTAGGTATGGGACAGGCCGAATAGTGGTCATGGCTCATGAATCATATATGAATGAAGCACAGTTTATGGGTTTCCTGGAGAATGCAATATCCTGGCTGAAACCATCCTCAGAAGCCATAATTGGGGTTGACAGCAGCCTAAGTCTCCTGGCACAGACTCTCTCTGCCACTGGACATGAGGTTGACATGACCTCTGGTTTGAAGAAAGGTCTAGGAGTGCTCTGTATAACTGGATATAATGACAGTCAGGCACAAGAAATTGTCACTTTTTTGAGAGAAGGTGGAGGTCTGCTGATTGGAGCTCAAGCCTGGTATTGGTCTCAATGCCACAGAGAATTGAATGTGTTGTACCATTTTCCTGGAAACAAAATAAGCTCATCTGCTGGGGTGTACTTCACTGACAAATATGGTGAAAAAGGGAACTTCATTGTGAATAAAATGACACCACTTTTCCCAATATACAATGA TGTGGACTTTTCAGGGGACTTGAAATGTCTTCTGGATAATGTTACCAATCTGGATATCACTGGGAACGTTACAGCTTCACAACTTCTGCTTCATGGACCTTTGACATTTCCTGTTGGACTGACTGGCAGttatcagtgtttttttggtGCTGCATGTTATGGTAGAGGGCGTGTTGTTGTGGGGACACATGAAGGCTATCTTTCTAAGCCAGAGCTGCACACATTCATCCTGAATGCCATTTCATGGTTAGATTTTGGAAAAAATGGGAAGATCGGTGTTAAAAAGAACCTGAGTGGCCTCATACACTTATTGCAGAGCAAAGACATCCTTTGTACAATTTCTGACATAGACCCTGAGTACAGTGTATATTGCTGCAATTCTTATAGTGACAAGGAAATAGAAAAAACCCAGCAGTTTGTGGCAGAGGGAGGAGGCCTGCTCATTGCTGGCCATTCCTGGTTCTGGTCTTATTCAAATCCAGATGTGCTTTCTCAGTACCCAGGAAACAAAATCCTTAATAAGTTTGGAATTAGCATTCTGGAGAAAACAGTTACACAAGATATTTATAAAGCTCTAGATCCTCAGTCAGCTGCTAACACATATCATTTTCTCAGAGCAGTTTGTCAGCTGCTGCGTGTCCTGAGGAGTGGAGCAGAGCTGACACCACCTCTGAGCTCTTGGTTGTCAAAGCTCAGACAGGACATCTCAAGTTTTTTTAAACTGCCAGCTAGTCCTCTAATTTCATCACTAAGGCAGGAGCTGGTACACCTAGTACAGGGATGTAATCTACCCAATGTTAGTAAGCTGTGCCCAGTGAAAAGCTGCTCCAAAGAGGCTTTCATCATGTGCTTAGCCCAAGAAGTCAGCTGCCTAAATGAAGCAGATGACCAGGAGGTGGGCAAACTGGATCTTCAAGGGAAACCTCAAGTTACAGTGAAGATTGATGCTACAAACCTTG GTGGTGATGCCTGGAGAAGTACTGGACTCTACTTGTCTCCCAGGAAAACAGCAACACTTGTGTTTCCAGCCTCAGCTGTGGGGAAAGGTCTACAG GTCCAGGTTGGCTGTCAGTCAGATGACCTGAGTGCTGCAGAGAATTTGTGTCGTGCACCTGTGGTTGTATACAGAAAGAAAGTTCTCGGTGAGAAGGTTGTGATATCCTGCGTCTGGGGAGGACTTCTATATGttattgttaaagaaaaaatccAGTTGGGGATTGTTCCAGTTACAGTCTATGGAGGAGAGCCAGCTCCAACATTTATAAAGG GACAAACTAGCCTTTCATCATGGTTGGAAACCATTCGGAATTTCCCAGCTCCTTGGGCTGAGCTTATTACAGAAAACATAATACTTACGGTGCCCTCAGACAGTATTCGCTCACTAGAGAATCCAGAAGATCTGATGTCTCTATGGGAGGAGATTATGTGGGCAACAGCTGATCTTGCATCAATCTCTAAGACATTTCCTCGCCCAGAAAGAATTGTGTCTGATGTGCAGATCTCATCTG GTTTGATGCATTCGGGCTACCCAATCATGGGTAATACTCAATCAGCATCTAAGCTAGTGGATGTTGAAGGCATAAAGAAAGGACTCTGGGGACCTATACATGAGCTTGGACACAATCAGCAGAGGGGTGTATGGGAATTCCCCCCTCACACCACAGAAGCCACATGTAACCTATGGTCTGTATATGTACATGAGATGGTGCTGGGAATCCCACGGGATAAAGCTCATTCAGCGCTAAATTCATCAAAGAGGGAGGATCGGATGAAGCAGTATTTAAAGAATGGAGCCAAACTTAATGAGTGGAGTGTATGGACTGCTCTTGAGACCTATCTTCAG cTACAAGAGGGCTTTGGCTGGGATCCCTTCAAACGTCTTTTCTCTGAGTACCAAACCATGTCAAATGTTAGCAAAAACAATAAGGATAAGATGAATCTTTGGACAGAGAAGTTCTCTGAAGCCGTCAATAAAAACCTAGCTCCATTCTTCCAGGCATGGGGCTGGCCCATTGAGGAGACAACCGGCAAGAAATGTTCCACATTTCCTCCATGGGAGGAGAATCCTATGAAGGTTTACAACAAACAGATAAAGTCATAA